TCCTGTGCGTTCTTTGGCCAAAGCAAGGGCATCAGCTGCATTTTCAGCAACTACAAAGTCCTCTTTGCCATCGCCAAAATAATAGGCCGGTATCTGCTGGCCCCACCACAGCTGGCGCGAAATGTTCCAGTCGCGGATGTTCTCCATCCAGTGGCGGTAAGTGTTGTCAAAACGTTTCGGGTACAGTTTTACTTCTTCCGTTTCAAGTACAGCTTTTATAGCAGGTTTTGCCAACTCTTCCATTTTCAGGAACCACTGGTCGCTCAGCCGCGGCTCGATAACCGCTTTGGTCCTTTCGGAAGTCCCCACTTTATTTACGTGAACTTCGGTCTTTGCAAGGCTGCCGATGGTTTCGAGCTCGTTGGCAATCTCATCTCGAACCACAAAACGGTCTTTTCCTGCATAATGCAGGCCAAAGCTGTTTAATGTAGCATCATCGTTAAAAATATCGATGATCTCAAGGTTATGGCGCTCGCCAAGCTCTTTATCATTAACATCGTGTGCCGGAGTTACCTTCAGGCATCCCGTACCGAATTCCATATCAACATACTCATCAAAAATGATCGGGATAACGCGGTTTGCAATAGGCACGATCGCATTCTTGCCTTTCAGGTGGGTGTAGCGCTCATCGTTAGGATTGATACAGATGGCAGTATCCCCCAATATGGTTTCCGGGCGCGTGGTGGCTACGGTCACATAGTCCTCGCTGCCTTCTATCTTATATTTCAGATGGTACAATGTGCCCTGGCGTTCTTCATAATTTACCTCTTCGTCAGAAAGCGTCGTCTTCGCTTCCGGGTCCCAGTTCACCATACGGTAGCCGCGGTATATCAGGCCTTTATTATAAAGGTCTACAAACGATTTTATAACCGAAGCCGACATATCCGGGTCCATCGTGAATTTGGTACGGTCCCAGTCGCATGAAGCACCCAGCTTCTTAAGCTGCTCGAGTATTACGCCGCCATACTTATCGGTCCATTCCCATGCGTGCTTTAAGAACTCTTCGCGGGTAAGGTCGTTTTTATTGATACCCTCGGCTTTTAGCTTCGCCACGACTTTAGCTTCGGTAGCGATAGAAGCGTGGTCGGTACCCGGTACCCAGCAGGCGTTAAAGCCTTTCAGGCGCGCACGGCGAATCAGTACATCCTGTATCGTGTTGTTCAGCATGTGGCCCATGTGCAGTACCCCGGTGACGTTTGGCGGGGGGATTACGATAGTATACGGTGTCCTGTGGTCGGGTTCCGAATGAAAATAATTGTGCTTCATCCAGTACTCATACCATTTGCCCTCAGCGGCCTTAGCGTCAAATTGCGATGGGATTGTCATGATTTTTAAGTGCTTTTATTCCAAAAAAATGTTTGGTCTGGTTTTTGTAAATTACCTGCAAAAGTAACTATATAAGTACAATAAAAAAAGTGGCCTACTATTTGTACTTTAATTTAAACTGAGTATTTTTACTAAAAACAAAAAATTACCAAAATGAAACGAATTTTAGGTTTGATCGCAGTGTTAGTTATCACCGCTTCAGGTTATGCACAGTCAGGGGCTAAATTAGAGCTTAAGAATGGCGACACCATTGATTATGGCACTACCAGCAAAGAAGACGATAACGGGGTACGATTTTTTGAGTTTACCAACACAGGCGATGCGCCCCTTATTATTAAAGAGGCAAAATCTACCTGCGGCTGTACTGTGCCTAACTGGCCTAAAGAGCCCATTGCACCGGGAAAAACCGGAAAGATTGAGGTGAAATATAACATGAATCCGGGCCCTATAAGGAAAACCATCACTGTACAGTCTAACGCGGTAAACTATCCCGGCGGTACTGTGGCACTGAAAATAAAAGGCGATGTGGTTGCACAGGACCAGGTGAATGTACTGCAAAAGAAAAAAACTATAGTGAACCAGTAAGTTTACCTTGGAAATAGTATAATCAGCCCTGCTAATGCGGGGCTGTTTTATTTTGGCCGATTACCTGAATTAAACTACTGTCCAAAATTTTAACTTGGGAATCAAATTTGTGAAATTCGTGTAATTAGTGGCTCTAACATATTTATTTCTCTAAAAAAAGTTGCAAATTTGCGGCAACAACATAAAAAATACAAAGATGCCGCAAGTATCAGAAAAAGGCAGGCAAATGCCCGAATCCCCTATCAGGAAACTGGTTCCTTATTCAGAAATGGCGAAAAAGAAAGGCCACAAAGTATACCACCTGAACATTGGCCAGCCGGATATCAAAACCCCTGAAGTGGCGCTTGAAGCCATTAAGAACAACAACATACAAATCCTTGAATACAGCCATTCTGCCGGTTTCGAAAGCTACAGGAATAAGCTCGCCGCTTCTTACCAGGCACATGGCGTAAATGTAAACCCTGAAAATATTATCATAACCACCGGCGGATCTGAAGCATTGCTTTTTGCCCTTGGAAGTACCATGGATGCAGGCGATGAAGTTATCATACCTGAGCCTTTTTATGCCAATTACAATGGCTTCTCCGTTGCATCGGGCGTAAAGGTAGTACCGGTTATCTCTACTATAGATGAAGGCTTTGCCCTTCCCCCTATTGCTGATTTTGAAAAGCTGATCACACCAAAAACCAAGGCGATACTTATCTGCAACCCGGGCAACCCTACCGGCTACCTGTATACCCAGGAAGAGATACAGCAGCTTGCCGAACTGGTAAAAAAACACGACCTTTTCCTTATTGCTGACGAAGTATACCGTGAATTTACGTATGACGGTGACAAGCATTATTCGGTAATGAACGTTCCGGGTATTGAGGAGAATGCTATCATGATCGATTCGGTTTCCAAGCGTTACAGCATGTGCGGCGCAAGGATAGGCTGCATCGTTTCTAAAAATAAAGAAGTTATGGCTACCGCCATGAAATATGCCCAGGCACGCCTTAGCCCGCCAACTTTCGAGCAGATAGCCAGCGAGGCAGCATTGGATACGCCGCAAAGCTATTTTGACGAAGTTATAGGCGAATACCGCGAGCGCAGGGATACCCTGATTGCCGAGCTGAACAAGATTGAAGGTGTAAAAGTCGCTACCCCAAAAGGCGCATTTTACTGCATCGCTAAACTACCTGTAGACAACGCCGACAAGTTTGCCCAATGGCTGCTGGAAAGCTTCGACCTGGATGGTGAGACGGTTATGGTTGCACCTGCTGCCGGGTTTTACTCAACACCAAATGTAGGCCTTGACGAGATACGTATTGCATATGTACTTAAGAAAGAAGATCTTATTCGTTCGGTTGAAATACTGAAAGTTGCAATAGCACAGTATAATAGCAAATAATTTTTTTGCTGCCTTATATGAAAGCCTTTCGCATTGCGAAGGGCTTTTTTTTGCAGTTGCTAAAAATAATTTCACGCAAAGCCGCGAAGCCGCCAAGACTCAGGCCGGAGTCAGGATGGCTGAAAGGCGCAATGACATTGCTATGCAATGTTGCCAACTCCCTACTTGCGTCTTTGCGATTTACGCGAAATGTTTCTGATGAAGCAATAAGAAGCCTTATGAAAAAGCCATTAATCAAAGGTTGCTATATTTGTGAAAATAAAAACAATGGACGTAATGCAAGAGCTTCTCACCGCCATGCAAAATGCCGGATTGCAATGGACGGAGCCTGTGGAACTAAAGCGTGGCGAACTGCTGTTTTCGGCAGGCCGGGCCGATGTGCCCGTGTATCTCCTGGAGCAGGGTACTGTGCGCATCGTCTCCCAAAACGATGAGGAAACCAACACTATCCGCTTTGCATACAAGGGTTCGCTTTTTGCCGCAATGGACAATTTGATCACAGGCCAGCCTACCCTTTACACTGCGGAAGCGATCAAACAGGTCAGTATCAGATCGATCCCAAGAGCAGCGTTCCTGGACTTTATCAACAGCGACAGGAAGCATCTGGAATTATGGAATATCATTTTGGGTTACATCATTATCGGCCAGCTCGAAAGGGAAACCGACCTGCTTACCACATCGCCCCGCGAACGTTATGAAAGAGTGCTCCGGCGCTCACCGCAGCTATTCCAGGAAGTGCCGCACAAGTATATTGCCTCCTACCTCCGCATGACACCCGAAACTCTTTCCCGCCTCCAAAAATCTTGAGGCTGGTCAATATTTTATATCCTGCCAATATTGAATTTTGCACTAAAATCATCAATCATGAAAACAAGCAGTAAAAGCCTGTTACAGGAACTCGAAAAGATTACGCAGGACAACAGCAACACCGCAGCACATTTTCTTACCCTTAGCGAAGAGCAGCTAAACTTTAAGGCATCACCCGGATCGTGGAGCATACTGGAATGCCTGGAGCACCTGAACCGGTATTCTGCTTTTTACCTACCTGAATTGAGAAGGCATCTTACTACCTCAAGAACAGAAACCAACCCCATATTCAAAAGCGGGCTTTGGGGCAATTACCTGGTAAAAATGGTCATCCCGAAAGAAGGCGGCAAAAAAATGAAAACATTCACCGCGATGAATCCTTCAGGCAGCAAACTGGACAAAGCAGTAATTTCCCAATTCATCGAAACACAAACACAGCTGCTGGGAATAATTGAATCGGCAGGGTCGGCAGACCTGAATGTGGCAGGCATACCGGTTACATTCACAAAACTCATAAAGCTAAGGCTCGGCGATGCATTGCGGTTTATGGCCTATCATAACCAAAGGCATGTACAGCAGGCACAACGTATTCATTCCTAAAAAACTTTATTAGGAGCGAATGGCTTAGGCATTTTTGCAGTCCATTTTCCTGCCCTCGCCTTTATCCCGCCGAAAAAGGCGGGGATACCGGCTTGGTCGGGGCTATGAAGGAAACTATCTGAACTTTTGGAAGTCAGCTTTAACCCTGATTGTTTCGCCCTTTCAGGGCTTGGATGTGTACGCCTTTATTTTTCCCCGGGCGTTGCCCGGGGCTAGTGTATTTAACCCCGTTGGGGTTGCCATAAGCTGAATTACAAATGCCTTGCTGTAAAAGTCTCTAACTCGTAATTAATCCTCTTATACATTACAGGATTTTAAAAAATTACATCGTCAATAAACCCCAACGGGGTTACACAAATTAGCCATGGGCATCGCCCATGGTTTTAGACGGTTCTTATGAAATAGCCCTGAAGGGGCGTAACAATTCAGCAGGAGTGTAGTTCGCGTGACGGATAGAGGCGGTATCCCCGTAGCGCAGCGGAGGGGTATAGCCGATAGCCGGACGGCGTAGGCACGGAGCCGGCACGCCCAAATAAACACCCTCAAACAAAGAATGTGTGTAATTTGTGTAATCCCGCCAATCGCGGGACAAGTTTGGTGGCAAAAACCTTTATAATTTATACATTTGCACCAATCGCATTTTCATGAAAAAATTATTCTGCATAGTGTTCCTTACCGCCCTGGCCTTAGCGGGATGCAAAAAAGAAAACCAGGTTATTAAACACGCTTCGACCATTGTTGATAATTCGGTGAAGCATGCCAAAGGCCTCGAAATTTACAGATACCAAGGGTATACTGTCGTGAAGGTCACCAACCCGTGGCCGGATGCAACAGACACCTTTACCTATGTAATGCAGAAGAAAAACACGGTGCTGCCCGACAGCCTGAAGAACTATACCGTTATACAAGTGCCGCTGAAAACCGTAGTTGTAACCTCTACTACCCACATCCCTTCTCTGGAAATGCTGGGGGTTGAAAACACGCTTATAGGGTTTCCGGGGATTGATTTTATCTCATCGGAAAAAACACGGGCAAGAATTGATTCCGGCAAGGTGAAGGAGGCCGGCCAGAATGAAAGCCTGAACACTGAAGTGATGCTCGACCTTAACCCCGATGCCTTGGTTGGCTTCAGCATCAGCAGCCACAACAAGACGATGGACAACCTGCAGCAAAGCGGGATGAAAATACTGTATAACGGCGACTGGACCGAACAATCGCCCCTCGGCAAAGCCGAATGGATAAAATTCTTTGGGGCGCTGTATGGCCTGGAAGACAAAGCCGACGAACTTTTTGCCAACATCGAAAAAGAATATAATGCCGCACAAGAGCTGGCTAAAAAGGTAACTGTAAAACCCACGGTGCTTTGCGGCGCCATATACAATAATCAATGGCTGATGCCACAGGGCGGAAGCTGGGCATCGCTGTTCCTGAAAGATGCGGGGGCAAGTTACCTTTGGGCAGATTCGGATGGGACGGGCAGCCTCAGCCTTTCGTTTGAGACAGTGCTTGATAAAGCAGAAAATGCCGACTTCTGGATCGGCCCGAGCCAATATACTTCTTTAAAGGAGATGACGGATGCCAATCCGCATTATGCACAATTCAAAGCGTTTAAAAACAAGCAGGTCTATTCGTTCGGCAATAAAAAAGGCGCGACCGGCGGGCTTATTTATTATGAGCTGGCACCCAACCGCCCTGATTTAGTGCTGAAAGACCTGGTACATATACTGCACCCTGAATTGCTGCCAAACCATAAACTTCAATTTTTTGAAAGGCTGAAATAATGCAAAACAGAAAGCGGAACATAGCTATTTTTACCACACTGGGCATTGCGCTGGTGTTCCTCTTTTTGGTTAATATCAGCATGGGCGCTGTAAATATCCCTGTGGGTGAAGTATTCGATACGCTGACCGGCGGCAATGCCTCCAAACCTGCATGGGACTATATAATACTTAGTTACCGCCTCCCTAAAGCCGTCACCGCGCTGCTTGTAGGTATGGGATTATCGGTGAGTGGGCTTTTGATGCAGACGCTTTTCCGTAACCCGCTTGCCGGCCCGGATGTATTAGGACTGACATCGGGAGCCAGCCTGGGAGTTGCTTTTGTAATACTGGGCGCGGGATTTTTGCCAGGCGCACTGGCAGGCTTTTTCCTTTCGCCCTATGGCATTGTTTTAGCCGCAATAGCCGGGTGTTTTTTGGCACTGCTTGCCATCCTTGTTGTGGCGCAGCGCCTTCGTGACACCATGGCGATACTGATCATCGGGCTGATGTTTTCCAGCTTTACAGGCGCAATTGTGGGGGTACTCACCTACTTCAGCACGGCAGAGCAATTGCAGAAATATACTTTTTGGGCTTTGGGCAGCCTCGGGAATTTGCCGTGGAGCACTATTATTGTATTAGGGGTGGTTGTACTATCAGGATTAATACTGTCTGCATTTTGCATTAAGCCGCTCGATGCGCTGTTATTGGGCGAGCGTTATGCGAAAAGCCTGGGCATAAACTTTAAAAAGACACGATTCATCATCATACTTTCTACAAGCCTGCTTACGGGCTGCATTACCGCCTTTGCGGGCCCCATTGCTTTTATAGGACTGGTCGTGCCCCATATTGCCAAGCTGGCTTTCCGGACGAGCAGCCACTTTACGTTGTTTTGGGCAACGCTGCTGTCAGGGGCTATCATACTGCTTATCTGCGACACGTTTACGCAATTGCCGGGAAGTGAATTTGTACTCCCCATCAACGCCATAACATCAATTGTAGGTGCACCCATAGTGATATGGCTGCTAATGCGCAAACAGAAAGGAGTATTCAGCTGATGGAAAAACAGGGAACCATATTATCTGCAAAGGATTTAAGCATCGGTTATACTTATGGTAAAAACACGAATGTTATTGCCAGCGATATTACCCTAAACTTGGCACAGGGCAGCCTTACAGCACTTATCGGTGCCAATGGAATAGGGAAATCGACATTGCTGCGGACACTGACAGGGATACAGCCGCCACTGCAGGGAAGCATTTTTCTCAACAATAAAGACCTGGCCGCCTATTCGCAAAAAGAGCTGGCACATAACCTCAGTATTGTTTTAACCGAAAGCCTCCCTCCAAGCAACCTTACGGTATTCGAATTGGTAGCGCTTGGCAGGCAGCCGTATACCAACTGGCTGGGGTCGCTGTCGGAGGAAGACCACGAACTGGTGGAAAAGGCGCTGGAACTTACGCAGACAGCACCGTTAGCACAAAAAAAGCACCATGAGATAAGCGACGGCCAATTGCAAAAGGTGCTGATAGCCCGTGCGCTGGCACAGGATACACCGCTTATTATCCTTGACGAACCTACCACACACCTTGACCTGCTGCATAAGGTAAACCTCCTGCGTCTCCTTAAAAAACTGGCTTTGGAAACCGGTAAATGTATCCTCTACTCTACCCACGACCTTGACCTGGCATTGCAGATGAGCGATGAAATCATTGTAATGGCAAACGGAAACACCATTCAGGACTCACCTAAAAACCTCATTGAGCAAAAGGTATTTGACACCTTGTTTAACGACCCCGGCATTATCTTCGATGCGGAAAAAGGCGGGTTTGTCATCCAGCCGTAAATACCTTTAACATAAGCTAAACACTTATCGGTTCCGGATTGGCTATATTTACGTATCAAACTTAAATATAACAGATCATGGGGCAATTTACAGTCAACTATCCGGGTGATAAATCTCAGCTTTTAAATAAGATAAAAAGCACCGTTGGTGATAAAGGCAAAGTAAGCGGAGACGAGCGGCAGGGAAATTTTTCAGGCGAAACGCCTGTTGGTGATTTTGAAGGTACTTATACCATCGAGGGCGATAATATCAATATTGATATCACTAAAAAGCCTTTCCTTGTTTCGACAGGGATGATAAAAGATGAATTTGAAAAAGCCCTTAAAAAAGCCTGATAATGTATAAGCTGCTCTTTTTACTGATCTCGGTTACTGCCCTGGCACAGCCTCCGAAAATGGAACTGCAGCCTTATGGATTCGATCCTATTGAGGTGACTATTCCGGCAACTCCAAACGATAAGCTTATTGAGGTGACAAAAGCATGGGTGCAGGATTACAACAGGCGCGAAAAGGGCGCTGACATTACCAATGTCACCGGCAATTCGATAACAGTGAGCGCCTTCAAAAAAAACGGATTCTTTTACAGGAACCGTGGCGAGGCTTTTGAGCATAAGATACGGTATACATTAAAGATTACCTTCCAAGAGAACAGGTACACACTTGCTTTTAACGTAGAAGATATATATGCCGATGGCGAGTCACTGGCTAAATATAAGATCCCTGACTATTTTAATTCTTCAGGAAACCTGAAAGACGGCTACACCGACCTGAAGCCTTCGCTTGAGCGCACCGTGAATGATATCGTGAACTCGCATTATAACTTTATACTGAATTTCAGATAACCTAAAAACATTATTATGGCACCAGGAGGAACAGACGACCCTAAAGACTTAGGTTCAAAAAAGATAGGGAACCAGGAAAAGCAAAGCGATAAAAATGAAGGCTTTAGCGGGGATAACCTGCCGAAGAACTATGATCCTTCTAAAGATAAGCTAAAAATGGAGCTTGAAAAGAATGAGGATGGCGATATGGAAACCGTACAGCGTGCCCGTGATGTGGATGAAAAACAGGCGCCGCCGGTAAGCCTGGACGACAAGACCACCCGCGGTGACGGCGCCGTGGTAGATAAAAGCC
Above is a genomic segment from Flavobacterium album containing:
- a CDS encoding Crp/Fnr family transcriptional regulator; translated protein: MDVMQELLTAMQNAGLQWTEPVELKRGELLFSAGRADVPVYLLEQGTVRIVSQNDEETNTIRFAYKGSLFAAMDNLITGQPTLYTAEAIKQVSIRSIPRAAFLDFINSDRKHLELWNIILGYIIIGQLERETDLLTTSPRERYERVLRRSPQLFQEVPHKYIASYLRMTPETLSRLQKS
- a CDS encoding iron ABC transporter permease, which encodes MQNRKRNIAIFTTLGIALVFLFLVNISMGAVNIPVGEVFDTLTGGNASKPAWDYIILSYRLPKAVTALLVGMGLSVSGLLMQTLFRNPLAGPDVLGLTSGASLGVAFVILGAGFLPGALAGFFLSPYGIVLAAIAGCFLALLAILVVAQRLRDTMAILIIGLMFSSFTGAIVGVLTYFSTAEQLQKYTFWALGSLGNLPWSTIIVLGVVVLSGLILSAFCIKPLDALLLGERYAKSLGINFKKTRFIIILSTSLLTGCITAFAGPIAFIGLVVPHIAKLAFRTSSHFTLFWATLLSGAIILLICDTFTQLPGSEFVLPINAITSIVGAPIVIWLLMRKQKGVFS
- a CDS encoding DinB family protein, producing the protein MKTSSKSLLQELEKITQDNSNTAAHFLTLSEEQLNFKASPGSWSILECLEHLNRYSAFYLPELRRHLTTSRTETNPIFKSGLWGNYLVKMVIPKEGGKKMKTFTAMNPSGSKLDKAVISQFIETQTQLLGIIESAGSADLNVAGIPVTFTKLIKLRLGDALRFMAYHNQRHVQQAQRIHS
- a CDS encoding DUF1573 domain-containing protein, producing the protein MKRILGLIAVLVITASGYAQSGAKLELKNGDTIDYGTTSKEDDNGVRFFEFTNTGDAPLIIKEAKSTCGCTVPNWPKEPIAPGKTGKIEVKYNMNPGPIRKTITVQSNAVNYPGGTVALKIKGDVVAQDQVNVLQKKKTIVNQ
- a CDS encoding ABC transporter substrate-binding protein — protein: MKKLFCIVFLTALALAGCKKENQVIKHASTIVDNSVKHAKGLEIYRYQGYTVVKVTNPWPDATDTFTYVMQKKNTVLPDSLKNYTVIQVPLKTVVVTSTTHIPSLEMLGVENTLIGFPGIDFISSEKTRARIDSGKVKEAGQNESLNTEVMLDLNPDALVGFSISSHNKTMDNLQQSGMKILYNGDWTEQSPLGKAEWIKFFGALYGLEDKADELFANIEKEYNAAQELAKKVTVKPTVLCGAIYNNQWLMPQGGSWASLFLKDAGASYLWADSDGTGSLSLSFETVLDKAENADFWIGPSQYTSLKEMTDANPHYAQFKAFKNKQVYSFGNKKGATGGLIYYELAPNRPDLVLKDLVHILHPELLPNHKLQFFERLK
- a CDS encoding pyridoxal phosphate-dependent aminotransferase; its protein translation is MPQVSEKGRQMPESPIRKLVPYSEMAKKKGHKVYHLNIGQPDIKTPEVALEAIKNNNIQILEYSHSAGFESYRNKLAASYQAHGVNVNPENIIITTGGSEALLFALGSTMDAGDEVIIPEPFYANYNGFSVASGVKVVPVISTIDEGFALPPIADFEKLITPKTKAILICNPGNPTGYLYTQEEIQQLAELVKKHDLFLIADEVYREFTYDGDKHYSVMNVPGIEENAIMIDSVSKRYSMCGARIGCIVSKNKEVMATAMKYAQARLSPPTFEQIASEAALDTPQSYFDEVIGEYRERRDTLIAELNKIEGVKVATPKGAFYCIAKLPVDNADKFAQWLLESFDLDGETVMVAPAAGFYSTPNVGLDEIRIAYVLKKEDLIRSVEILKVAIAQYNSK
- a CDS encoding ABC transporter ATP-binding protein, with product MEKQGTILSAKDLSIGYTYGKNTNVIASDITLNLAQGSLTALIGANGIGKSTLLRTLTGIQPPLQGSIFLNNKDLAAYSQKELAHNLSIVLTESLPPSNLTVFELVALGRQPYTNWLGSLSEEDHELVEKALELTQTAPLAQKKHHEISDGQLQKVLIARALAQDTPLIILDEPTTHLDLLHKVNLLRLLKKLALETGKCILYSTHDLDLALQMSDEIIVMANGNTIQDSPKNLIEQKVFDTLFNDPGIIFDAEKGGFVIQP
- a CDS encoding valine--tRNA ligase yields the protein MTIPSQFDAKAAEGKWYEYWMKHNYFHSEPDHRTPYTIVIPPPNVTGVLHMGHMLNNTIQDVLIRRARLKGFNACWVPGTDHASIATEAKVVAKLKAEGINKNDLTREEFLKHAWEWTDKYGGVILEQLKKLGASCDWDRTKFTMDPDMSASVIKSFVDLYNKGLIYRGYRMVNWDPEAKTTLSDEEVNYEERQGTLYHLKYKIEGSEDYVTVATTRPETILGDTAICINPNDERYTHLKGKNAIVPIANRVIPIIFDEYVDMEFGTGCLKVTPAHDVNDKELGERHNLEIIDIFNDDATLNSFGLHYAGKDRFVVRDEIANELETIGSLAKTEVHVNKVGTSERTKAVIEPRLSDQWFLKMEELAKPAIKAVLETEEVKLYPKRFDNTYRHWMENIRDWNISRQLWWGQQIPAYYFGDGKEDFVVAENAADALALAKERTGNQNLTAADLKQDPDALDTWFSSWLWPMAVFGGILEPENKDFKYYYPTNDLVTGPDILFFWVARMIVAGYEYTGEKPFSNVYLTGLVRDNQRRKMSKSLGNSPDPLDLIEKFGADGVRTGLLLSASAGNDIMFDEELCNQGKAFANKIWNAFRLIKGWEVSDIEQPDSARMAISWYEAKLNKTLAEIEDHFEKYRISDALMAIYKLVWDDFCSWFLEMIKPGYQQPIDRTTYDKAIEMLEANLKLLHPFMPFLTEEIWQYIADRKPEEALIISKWPIMKQADERLIAGFETATEVISGIRTIRKDKNIPFRDSIDLKVLNNENLSAEFDSIIMKLGNVANLEYTAEKVNGALTFRAGSNEYFIPVTGAVNVEEEITKLTEELNYNKGFLKSVQAKLSNEKFVGSAPEKVVAMERQKEADALAKIATIEQSLASLK